Part of the Labilibaculum antarcticum genome, AACAATGTTAAGAATGATAAAATTATTAAATGGTTTAATGCCAATCCAGATTTAATAAAAGGTTATTATAAGTTAATGGAACTTTCCCCATCTATTCGTGTCAACAAGAGGAATATAATAGACGTGACAAGACAAATAGAATCTGGAGCAAAGGAAATATTTATAGGTATACCAGGTAACATTGGTAAAAAGAAAGTAGGTAAAATTCTCAAATATGATGTAGAGTTCAAAGAGAGAATCATTCCTATTGGAAATTTTAAGTTTAAGGCCGTATTCCCTGATTTTAGTGCTTTTTCAATTGCAAAAATAAGACTTGAGGATGTTTTAATTCAAGCTGTTGATGGCGAGCAGTTTACCTTTGCAAAAGAAGTGTTAAAAAAACAGTTTAAATCAAACCCCGATGAAATTATTAAAATGCTTAAAAAGCACAACTCTAGGATGGTTAAAGAAGGAAAAGTAAATATTTTTAAAGGTGATATTCTTAGTGAGAAGGAAATGCTTTCTAAGCAAATTGCTGATATAGAGGGAAAAGGTAGTAGTGTCTTTGGTTTTATCTGGCATCATAATGAGGAATATGGAATATTGGAATTGGTTTCACATGACGTTCATGTTTTGCACAAACACACAGGAGGTAAGATTGTTTGGAATGGTGGTGGGGCTAATAGATAGGAATACATCACAGTATTTGCATTATTAATGTATTGAATTTAACTAAATTGTAAGTAATGACAAGAGGTATATCTCCATTTTTTAAAGACTATCGTGAGCCCCCAGCTCCCCCAGATTTGTAATCTGTGACCAAAGAGTTTCTGGTTTTCAATCCAGAACTTTGATCAGAGGAAACCCTCCACAATAAGGTAATTTACTATCATACGCATTTAGGTTATATATGGCTTCGTGATCTCTATTTCTACCTTCTGTATCAAACGCAATAGCAATCATCCATGCAGGTATAACATGCGAACCGGTTTTATCAGCAATCGACGTTTTACACAATAAATATTTCATAATATTTTCAATTTTAATGTCAAAATTATCAAAATATGCTATATTCGTATTCAATTTTACTTAAACTTGTTCAAAACCTAAATTTAAGTTAAATCATGCCCCACTTTAAAATTGAAAAAGACAGCTTAGCACCTATTAAGGAAAATCCTTTTAAGCTCGAAAAAGAAATACAATCCCTAACCGAAAACAACCTCGATAAAATACTGAAAATTGATTTTGTGAAATCTGAATTTGCATTGAACAATTTCAGAATTGATACATTGGCATTCGATAAAGATGCAAACGCATTTGTAATCATCGAATACAAGCGGGAACGTAATTTTAGTGTAATAGATCAAGGCTACGCTTATCTATCATTAATGCTAAACAACAAAGCCGATTTTATTCTGGAATACAACGAAAACTGCAAAAACACACTAAAACGAAACGATGTAGATTGGTCGCAATCCAAAGTGATCTTTATCTCACCATCATTCACAACTTATCAGCGCGAAGCAATCAACTTCAAAGATTTACCTATTGAACTATGGGAAGTCAAGCGTTACAACAACAATACAGTAAGTTACAATCAGATCAAAACAGGAGGCGCGCAGGAAAGTGTAAAAACCATTTCCCGAAAGGATGATACCGTCACCACCGTAAATAAAGAAATCAAAGTATATACCGAACAGGAACAGCTTGGCAATACATCTTCCGAAGAGATTATAGAGCTTTACGAAAAATTCAAAGCGTCCATACTAAACCTCGAAGATATTGAGTTAAAACCGAAGAAAAAGTACATCGCTTTCGCAAACGGCTCTAACATTGCCGACATCAACATTCAGAAAAAAAGTCTTAAAATGTGGATCAACCTATCCCACGACGAACTCGACGACCCCAAACAGTTAACACGCGATGTTAGTAAAATTGGCCACTGGGGCAACGGCGACTACGAACTCCAAATCTACAACGATGATAACCTCGAGTACATTATGTCCCTCGTAAAACAATCCTACAACAAAAACCGGAAGTAAGATATTTATAAATGAATAATAGTAAAAAAGAGTTTTCCTTATTGGATATTCTTGCAATAATTGGTTTTGCCTTCGTTCTAATTTGGCTTATCGTAAAGTTCGTGATAGGCTATGAATCAGGTAATAAACAGATTGATATCGAGGAAGAAATAAAGGCGATAGATAAAACGATCTTAAAAAATAATAAATCAAAACGTCGGGCCGCATTCAGATCAAAAATATATTATTTCTTTTTCAGAATAGTGGTGGTCATTTTATGGTGCATGTTAGTTTCGATAGTTTGTCTTGTGTTCAAATACAAAACATTGGAGGAGATATTAAACGTTAACGAAGCTCTTCTAATTGCATTTTTATTTTCTTGGTTTCTGTTCTCTGGAAGCCTAGCAGATTTAAAGAAACTCAATCTCAAGATAAAATATTGGATTCATAACAAAACCTATAAAACTTTGGCTCTAAATATAGATCAAGAAATCATCCACGCTAATAACAAAAGGCTCACCTTAGAGCAATATCCCAATAATTAAAAATTCCCGAATTTAAAATCTGAGGGCAAGGAGTTGGGGATTTTCAATCCCCTTGGTGCTCTCACTTCGAGTTCGAATATCACTAAAATATCCCAAGCTAAATACCTAATCACATGACCCTAAACGATTGCCTAATTTGGATGAAAGAATCCAAAGATCAGTATGATGCTGCCTATACAAATAGTCCATCGGTATTTCGGATGCCAATAATCTTGTTCCCCCTTCGGGTGGTTTTTACATTGCTCTGTATTGCATCTGGTTTTCTTCTAGTTAGTTCCCTCTTTATCAATTTAGGAGAGGTAGTAGCCAAAAACTTTAGAGAGGCTGGTAAAACAGCCCATTCTGCCGATATCCTAATTTTAATAAACACTATACTGGGGCTTATTTTTATTTTTTCGATTCTGGTTTTATGGCTGCTTAAGCTGGTTAAAGTCAGAAACAGATACATTCGCAAAATGGATTTCTTTTGGCATGATCGTTTCTGTGAAATGGATGAAATGGTGAAGCAAGAAGAAAAGTAATTCGCTCCCGCAGATCTGTAATCTGAAGGCAAAGAGTTTAGGATTTTTAATCCCCATTTAACACCAAATAGGGCACAGTATTCATAGGAAACATCGGATTCTAATTCACCCCGTCAGTGGCTATTCGCCCTGACGGTGGTTTCAATTGTAAATTGTCATTGCGGGGAGGAACAGCTATTCCCGAAATTCGGGAACGTGGCAAATGAAATTAGTTAAATTCATAATTATCTCATTTAGTTTGCTTTGTGAAAATGGAACTCATATTCCTGCACTTCAATATCATGCTTGGATGCTTCTTGTAATAATTGAGGTGTAGCTTTATAAAGGCAGATGAGGCCTTTTACTTTTTGTTTCGGAACGGCTAAATTTTGCTTAATCCAGCTCATATAGCCTAATGTTTGTTCAACAACGTTAGTATTGTAACCACTGTCTTTTTTTAATTCTAATACAACTAGGTCATTTGTATTCTTTTCTTTGAGTAATAGATCCAAAATACCAACTTTAGACATGGCAAGTTGTTTTCCGTAGTATTCATCATTTTCGAAAATTTCATACTCTTGGTCGAATAGAATGCCTTCTTTCTGTAGTTTTATGCATAGAAGATTTTCCAATACACTTTCTTGGTAAATTATCCCATTCTGGCCATTTTTCTTGTTTGTTTTTTTAGGATGAAGCGTGTTAACATCAAGTTGAAATTCTAATGAATAATCTTCATCTGGCAGAATGGTTTTAATGTTTTGCTTTAGTTGAATTAATTGTAATTTTATCCTCTTTAAATGCTTGGTAGTCATGCCTTTGGCATCTTCAAGCAACGTAACAACCTCGATAGCACCGTTATATCTTTTGAGTTTTTTTAATGCATTGATTTTGTTCAGGTAGGGAGAGTCGCTATCAGGTCCAATTTGTATGCATTTATCGAATGATTTAATAGCTTCTGAATATTTTTTCACTTTTAGCTGATAAAAACCTTTTTGCAGGTAAACTATGCCGTCTTCTGCGTATGCTTTAATGCTAAGATTAAAGAGTTCTATAGCCTTATTAACCTCACCAATTTCTCCATAGCAAATACCTAAGAGGGAACTGACTTTAGCACATCCAATTTGGTTATTGAAAGATTCTATTTTAAAGCATTTTTGCAGCATTTTAATTGCGGCATGATAGTTCTTTAATTCAAACACATAAATTAAGGACATATAGTAGTAGCCGAACCAATGCTGAGGATTGCATACTGTAGCTTGTTTGAAATGCATTAATGCTTTTAAACTATCCTTCTGAAATTGTTTAATACCCAAACATGTTTGGTAATTTGGTTCAGTTAAAGGCAGGTGTTTTTTGAAGTGGTTTGTAAGATCGTTTAGGCATTTATCGGAGGTTTTCTTTGTAAAAGAAGGAACAATGAGTCCTTCCCATAGTTGAAATGCATTTCCAATATCTCTGGTTTCAAATTCTCCAATAATATATTTAAGCAGGAACTGGGAGGAGTTCTCTGATTTTCCAATAAGATCTGCAAGTATAGCTTTAGTATATAAAGAAATGCTTATGTCAGGTAAGTTTACCGCGATTGGGTAAATCTCCTTTGCAATTTCTTTTTTTTGATTAGAGCTGCTTAAATCTAAAATAAAATTTTGTAGTTCTTGCGAGTTCGGATTCTTGATGGTGTTTTGAATTGCTTGTTTAAGTTGGTTTTGGAGTGTGTTTGGCATGGTATGAGTTTTTTAATGGTAGTTTGAAAGGTAGTAAATCCTATTTAACTATCAATTAAGGATTGACAGATAATGATGAATATTTGCCAGCAGAAATGTATTGTGAATTCCTTTCTACTATTATTTGAGGCTGTGTATATATTATTATAAGTTTACTCCAGCTCCCACAGATTTGTAATTTGCGGGAGCTGGAGTTCAGGATTTTTAATCCCTTCAAAATAACCTGTCAACGTCTTTTTTCAGTTCTAACAGCGTTTAAAATAAATTCAGATCTATTAAATTCAAACTATACCTGGAAAGGTATAAATCAACCTCTTGAATATAATTATATACCCGATAAGGTATAGTTTTCATCTCCCGTAGATTGCTAATCTGCGAGTAGAGGATTCATAATTTCCAATCCGTTTTACACCCTATTGTTCCAGAGAAAAGAACTTTTAAGCGATCCGATATCTTGTAGCTTATCTTGTAAAAAAAGCAATTATAAAGAGTTTCTTGTTAAATTTATTTGTAGTTTTATTCAGTCTTAATTTATCAGGAATTCTTTGTTTTGTAAGCAGAATGAAGTGCTTTTGAATTCAAAAAATACATACTGTGATATCTAAAACAAAACAAATGATTGGCATTTTTTTAATGGTATTTGGGGGACTTCTGGTTCTGTCAGGATTTTTCATTTACAAATCAAATATTGCTGCAGATCCTGTATTGGCAATGAACATGAGTCCCCATTCAACAGTGGAGAATACAATAGATGTGAATTCTGGGAAATCATTGGAGGAATTAAATAATTTGATTGAATTAGCCAAAGCTGATGGTGTTCTCACTCAGAATGAGAAACGTATTCTGAGCAGGAAAGCAAAGGAGTGCGAACTTGATCTGGGGGAAATCATAAAAGACATTGAAGCTGAATTAGCTGCAAATCCATCCAAAGCCGAAACAGAAATCATCAACCAAGCAAAAAAGAAGGGAGATGACTTTGAAAAATTCATTGCACAAAAGTTTCCTAAAAAATATTATACCATTAAGGAATGGGCAGGCGATAAATACATTAAAGGAGTGTATGCCGAAACAACAACACAACCAGATTTAATGATTGAGACCAAAAAGGAAAAAAAATGTTTCTCTATTGAATGCAAATGGCGAAAAGAATTTAAGAATGATGAAGTGACTTTTGCAAGTAAAAAGCAACTGGAAAATTATATGGTTTTTCAAAAAAAGAAAAATATTCCTGTTTTTATTACTCTTGGTATTGGGGGTGAGCCATCGGCTCCGCAGAATTGCTACATTTTGCCTCTTGATGAAATTAAATCCAATTCCATTTTAAAAAACGAGTTATACAAATACTGGAAAAAAACGGCAGCCAATTTCTATTTTGATATCAAGACTAATGAATTGAAATAGCAAATAGTGTTCACGAGCTTTTTGGTCAACTCGTTGGTCATAAAGAATACAAACTCAAATTGTGGCACTCTGGCTGTATTCATAGAGCAACATATAAAACACTATAAAATCTAGATTCCTTTAGATAAATAGTAAAAAAAGTTGCGAAATGTATAGATAAAAATGAAGGAGATGCTTTTATGGAAGTAGTGTAATTTGTAAAGGAGAAACAACAAATAGGTGAAATAAGTGGTGTCGGAAGAAATATTACAACCGAAATACTTATGAGTTTCGCACCAAATAAATTGCCAATCTGAATTAAAATCCATTGGTCGTTTTAACAGACTTAGGCAAAACATACCCTAGTTTGGAATCATTTAAAAGTGACACCTATCAGATGTATGTTAAAGAATTAAAGCAGATTCAAAAATACCTCGGAATGAAATCATTCCTTGAAATCGATAGCTTTTCAATTATGTATATTGAATAATTAGGGAAGAGAATCATGGATATGAATTTAATCTATTAACTGTTATGAGCAAGAAAGAGATTGTGAATTTTCACGAAAAAGTAAAAAAACACTTAACTACCTACAAAGCGGATAAATATCCAAGTATGAAAAATGGGATATGGCGTCCCAAATCTATAAATAAAGAACTTGGTTATGCTTTTTCTAATTATCGAGAAGATTATAAATTCAATATTCTTGAAAAGTATCGGGATCAGTTTTATAATAGTGAATTGAGTAAAATAAAGAAACATATTTACTTCCATCATCTCAATTCATCGCAAGCTATGTGTATCAACTTTTTCTATCCATTAATAGTAGAAAATCAATTGCATTTACTAAGCGAGTTTCTAGGTTTTAAAAATGAGAAAATAGAGAAGAAAACAGCTGTTTTTGAGAAAGATTCACCAATAGATTCTATTGGTAAGTATCGACCTACTAATTTTGATTTTTACTTTAAAACGGAGTCGGGCAAAGAATTTTACTTCGAGATAAAATATACAGAAGGGCAGTTTGGTAAGGCCAAAAATGACCAAGATCATATCAGTAAATATGAGGCTGTTTACAAGCATAATATGCAAGTAATTGCTAATGAGTATACCAATAAGGATACTTTCTTCAGCCATTACCAAATCATCCGCAACCTTATTCATGTGGGAGACGATAAGTATGTGGTATTTCTTTATCCAAAAGAAAACAAAAAAATAAATCAACAAGCTAGTAAAGCCAAAACGAACATACTTAAAGAGGCATACCAAGCAAACCTTTACAACACGTATTGGGAGGATATTTACAATTACATATCAACCAACCTTAAAGGCGAAGCTTTAAAGAATCAGATGATTGAATTTGGAGAGAAGTATTTCGTAAAGGCTACGGATTAATAATTCGGAAATCCCCCCCCATCTTCCGCAGATTTGTAATCTGTGGGCAAAGAGTTAGGATTTTCAATCCCCTTACAATATCAAATAGGGCATAGTATTCAGAGGAAACATTGGATTCCAATTCACCCCGTCAGTGGCTTTTCGCCCTGCCGGTGGTTTCAAATACAACTTGTTAATGTGGGGAGGTACAGCCTGTCCCGATTCTCGGGAACGCCACAATTTGTTCAAAATCATGTACCAGCTCCCGCAGATTTGTAATCCTTTTTTTTTTGTGAAAAAGGAAATAGGCCGTTCTCTTCTTGGGTAGTTCCATTCCTGCTTTTCTGGTTCCGAGCATCGGGATAAATCTCATCCTTTTTATCTATTTAGCTTATATAGTGAATCGATTTACATATTGTAATTGGTTAATATATTAGCTATTTAGCGATTAAATATGTATTTTTAGTTAAAATATTAGCTATATGTATTCACTCTCAACAACACCAGCCGAAGTGAGTAAAGCATTGGCGGTACGTCACAAGGCTTTGCGCAAACAATTAAAGT contains:
- a CDS encoding PGN_0703 family putative restriction endonuclease — its product is MSKKEIVNFHEKVKKHLTTYKADKYPSMKNGIWRPKSINKELGYAFSNYREDYKFNILEKYRDQFYNSELSKIKKHIYFHHLNSSQAMCINFFYPLIVENQLHLLSEFLGFKNEKIEKKTAVFEKDSPIDSIGKYRPTNFDFYFKTESGKEFYFEIKYTEGQFGKAKNDQDHISKYEAVYKHNMQVIANEYTNKDTFFSHYQIIRNLIHVGDDKYVVFLYPKENKKINQQASKAKTNILKEAYQANLYNTYWEDIYNYISTNLKGEALKNQMIEFGEKYFVKATD
- a CDS encoding DUF5655 domain-containing protein, which translates into the protein MPHFKIEKDSLAPIKENPFKLEKEIQSLTENNLDKILKIDFVKSEFALNNFRIDTLAFDKDANAFVIIEYKRERNFSVIDQGYAYLSLMLNNKADFILEYNENCKNTLKRNDVDWSQSKVIFISPSFTTYQREAINFKDLPIELWEVKRYNNNTVSYNQIKTGGAQESVKTISRKDDTVTTVNKEIKVYTEQEQLGNTSSEEIIELYEKFKASILNLEDIELKPKKKYIAFANGSNIADINIQKKSLKMWINLSHDELDDPKQLTRDVSKIGHWGNGDYELQIYNDDNLEYIMSLVKQSYNKNRK
- a CDS encoding GxxExxY protein is translated as MPNTLQNQLKQAIQNTIKNPNSQELQNFILDLSSSNQKKEIAKEIYPIAVNLPDISISLYTKAILADLIGKSENSSQFLLKYIIGEFETRDIGNAFQLWEGLIVPSFTKKTSDKCLNDLTNHFKKHLPLTEPNYQTCLGIKQFQKDSLKALMHFKQATVCNPQHWFGYYYMSLIYVFELKNYHAAIKMLQKCFKIESFNNQIGCAKVSSLLGICYGEIGEVNKAIELFNLSIKAYAEDGIVYLQKGFYQLKVKKYSEAIKSFDKCIQIGPDSDSPYLNKINALKKLKRYNGAIEVVTLLEDAKGMTTKHLKRIKLQLIQLKQNIKTILPDEDYSLEFQLDVNTLHPKKTNKKNGQNGIIYQESVLENLLCIKLQKEGILFDQEYEIFENDEYYGKQLAMSKVGILDLLLKEKNTNDLVVLELKKDSGYNTNVVEQTLGYMSWIKQNLAVPKQKVKGLICLYKATPQLLQEASKHDIEVQEYEFHFHKAN